The following are encoded together in the Malaya genurostris strain Urasoe2022 chromosome 3, Malgen_1.1, whole genome shotgun sequence genome:
- the LOC131436885 gene encoding nicotinamide riboside kinase 1 — METWLVIGISGVTNGGKTMLAKSLQSYFSGHLNKIIFKENITLNKVALICQDDYFLPVDSPKHKIIEKLNHINWEVLSAIDMDKMCHDIMKILGHKFILYNCQQLCKSETDNNIAEQVDPVTDEDNIFADHFLSNYLNRYEDCRPIGENQRTSLMKKTKNETFQNMNIKLNVLLVEGFLIFNHPFTLDLCSIKFHLHLPYEKCYARRLKRVYDPPDVVGYFEMCVWPMYEKQSKELKDRTDIYMLNGEIPSESILNYVLTCIKNLL; from the coding sequence ATGGAGACGTGGCTCGTGATCGGCATATCTGGCGTTACCAACGGAGGCAAAACAATGCTGGCCAAATCCCTCCAAAGTTACTTTAGCGGTCAtctgaacaaaattattttcaaagaaAACATCACCTTGAACAAGGTGGCCCTGATCTGTCAGGATGATTACTTTTTGCCCGTGGACAGTCCGAAGCACAAAATCATCGAGAAGCTTAATCACATCAATTGGGAAGTGCTTTCGGCGATTGACATGGACAAAATGTGTCACGACATTATGAAGATTCTCGGCCATAAGTTCATTCTGTACAATTGCCAGCAGTTGTGCAAGAGCGAAACGGACAACAACATTGCTGAACAGGTGGATCCGGTTACCGATGAGGACAATATATTTGCCGATCACTTCCTGAGTAACTACTTGAATAGGTACGAGGATTGTCGCCCTATCGGGGAGAACCAAAGAACTAGTCTGATGAAAAAAACCAAGAATGAAACATTCCAAAACATGAACATCAAACTGAATGTGCTGCTGGTTGAGGGTTTCCTGATATTCAACCACCCCTTCACTTTGGACCTGTGCAGCATCAAATTCCATCTACATCTTCCTTACGAAAAATGCTACGCACGACGACTGAAGCGAGTGTACGATCCACCGGATGTGGTAGGATATTTCGAGATGTGCGTTTGGCCCATGTATGAGAAGCAATCGAAGGAACTTAAGGACCGAACGGATATCTACATGCTCAACGGTGAGATACCCAGTGAGAGCATCTTGAATTATGTCCTAACGTGCATAAAAAATTTGCTGTGA
- the LOC131437224 gene encoding rutC family protein UK114-like — MSKIIRKIVSSSKCPKPSAPYSQAVVADRTVYCSGVIGIELNEPKLVSGGATAQTAKALEHLSNLLQDAGSGIDRVVKTTVLLADMNDYASVNEEYKKVFTKNFPARTCYAVAKLPLGAAVEIEAVAIVGSVQDEAK, encoded by the exons ATGtcaaaaattattcgaaaaatcGTATCTTCCAGTAAATGTCCAAAACCTTCAGCTCCGTACAG TCAAGCAGTAGTTGCGGATCGTACTGTTTACTGTTCCGGAGTGATCGGCATCGAACTGAATGAACCCAAGCTGGTATCGGGAGGAGCCACCGCACAAACGGCTAAGGCATTGGAACACCTTTCGAATTTACTGCAGGATGCCGGATCCGGAATCGATAGGGTCGTCAAGACGACGGTGCTATTGGCGGACATGAATGATTATGCATCCGTGAATGAAGAGTACAAAAAAG tgttcacCAAAAATTTCCCTGCGCGAACCTGTTACGCTGTAGCCAAGCTGCCTCTCGGAGCCGCAGTTGAAATCGAAGCTGTTGCTATTGTCGGCAGCGTTCAGGATGAGGCAAAGTAG